A stretch of the Vigna radiata var. radiata cultivar VC1973A chromosome 7, Vradiata_ver6, whole genome shotgun sequence genome encodes the following:
- the LOC106765499 gene encoding CBS domain-containing protein CBSX2, chloroplastic translates to MSSIHLINTLAAPLRSFSPPSLFPQCHYPIRSSAVPKRRRSSHSSGFRLASTPTVNSVPRENGTYTVADFMTKKQDLHVVKTTTTVDEALEALVNNRISGLPVIDDNWNLVGVVSDYDLLAIDSISGGPQSDANLFPNVDSSWKTFNELQKLLSKTNGQVVGDLMTPTPLVVHESTSLEEAARLLLETKYRRLPVVDDDGKLVGLITRGNIVKAALLSKRAGEW, encoded by the exons atgagttcgATTCATTTGATAAACACTCTTGCAGCTCCGCTTCGTTCGTTTTCTCCTCCCTCCCTTTTTCCGCAATGCCATTATCCCATCCGTTCCTCTGCTGTACCGAAACGGCGTCGTTCGTCTCACTCGTCTGGGTTTCGCCTTGCCTCAACTCCAACCGTGAATTCGGTTCCC CGTGAGAATGGAACCTATACCGTTGCTGATTTCATGACAAAGAAGCAAGATTTGCATGTTGTGAAAACTACCACCACCGTTGATGAAG CTCTGGAGGCTCTGGTAAACAACAGAATCAGCGGTCTTCCGGTAATTGATGATAACTGGAATTTG GTCGGAGTTGTTTCAGATTATGATTTATTAGCTATTGATTCGATATCAG GAGGTCCTCAGAGTGATGCAAACCTGTTCCCCAATGTCGATAGTTCTTGGAAA ACATTCAATGAGTTACAAAAGCTGCTTAGTAAGACTAATGGCCAAGTTGTTGGTGACTTGATGACTCCAACTCCACTTGTTGTCCATGAATCGACAAGTCTGGAGGAAGCTGCGAG GCTGTTGCTTGAAACAAAATATCGCAGACTACCTGTGGTCGACGATGATGGAAAGCTG GTTGGACTTATTACAAGAGGAAATATTGTTAAGGCAGCTCTGCTATCAAAACGCGCGGGAGAGTGGTGA
- the LOC111242014 gene encoding uncharacterized protein LOC111242014, whose amino-acid sequence MDLYLTCTYVYHDYMVNLNEEDEKQHMVDVLYIARPSISTIQEVSCQGEIVDDYHELAANNDWGKRNIIGMREVGLREAELVIAMDSEGDGFLCLKDLVKMTKGVEDGRKETKGEGWRKTGIDGFC is encoded by the exons ATGGACTTATATCTTACATGTACCTATGTCTACCATGATTATATGGTAAATTTAAACGAAGAAGATGAAAAGCAACATATGGTTGATGTCTTGTATATCGCTAGACCTTCTATTAGCACAATACAAGAAGTATCTTGTCAAGGGGAGATTGTGGACGATTATCATGAATTGG CCGCAAATAATGATTGGGGAAAGAGGAACATAATAGGGATGCGGGAGGTTGGGTTGAGAGAGGCTGAGTTGGTGATTGCAATGGATTCTGAAGGTGATGGGTTTCTTTGTTTGAAGGATTTGGTAAAGATGACGAAGGGAGTAGAAGATGGAAGGAAGGAGACGAAGGGAGAGGGATGGAGAAAAACTGGGATAGATGGATTCTGttag